From a region of the Kaistia sp. 32K genome:
- the galE gene encoding UDP-glucose 4-epimerase GalE — protein MAVLVTGGAGYIGSHMVWRLVDAHEAVVVLDRLSTGFQWAVAPEAVFVEGDIADEALVERLVAEHAIDAVIHFAGSIVVPDSVADPLGYYLNNTVKSRALMAAVIRAGVKHFIFSSTAAVYGDTGTEPVEEGAPLSPLSPYGRSKLMTEMMLEDASRAHDFRYVALRYFNVAGADPRGRTGQSTKGATHLIKVACETALGKRDRIEIFGTDYDTADGTCVRDYIHVSDLANAHADALAYLRAGGDSLVANCGYGHGYSVREVIDAVRRVSGRDFEVTTRERRAGDVPAVVANSTRARSKLGWRPEHDDLDQCVATALAWEEALGRRNQRD, from the coding sequence GTGGCTGTTCTGGTGACGGGCGGTGCTGGCTATATCGGTAGCCACATGGTGTGGCGTCTTGTTGACGCTCATGAGGCCGTTGTCGTTCTTGATCGCCTGTCCACCGGATTCCAGTGGGCCGTGGCGCCCGAGGCGGTGTTTGTTGAAGGCGACATTGCCGACGAGGCGCTGGTCGAGCGGCTGGTGGCGGAACATGCCATCGATGCGGTCATTCACTTCGCCGGTTCGATCGTCGTGCCGGACTCCGTCGCCGACCCGCTCGGGTACTACCTGAACAATACGGTCAAATCGCGCGCGCTGATGGCGGCGGTGATCCGCGCCGGAGTCAAGCATTTCATCTTTTCCTCGACCGCCGCCGTCTATGGCGACACCGGCACCGAGCCGGTCGAGGAGGGCGCGCCGCTCTCGCCGCTGTCGCCCTATGGCCGCTCCAAGCTGATGACCGAGATGATGCTGGAGGATGCGTCGCGCGCGCATGACTTCCGCTATGTGGCGCTGCGCTATTTCAACGTCGCCGGCGCCGATCCGCGCGGCCGCACCGGCCAGTCGACCAAGGGCGCCACGCATCTGATCAAGGTCGCCTGCGAGACCGCGCTCGGCAAGCGCGACCGGATCGAGATCTTCGGCACCGACTACGACACGGCCGACGGCACCTGCGTGCGCGACTACATCCATGTTTCCGACCTCGCCAATGCGCATGCCGACGCGCTCGCCTATCTGCGCGCCGGCGGCGACAGCCTGGTCGCCAATTGCGGCTATGGCCACGGCTACAGCGTGCGCGAGGTGATCGACGCCGTGCGCCGGGTTTCCGGCCGCGACTTCGAAGTGACGACGCGCGAGCGACGCGCAGGTGACGTGCCTGCGGTTGTCGCAAATTCGACACGCGCCCGGTCAAAGCTCGGCTGGCGACCCGAACATGACGACCTCGACCAGTGCGTCGCGACGGCGCTGGCATGGGAAGAGGCGCTGGGAAGACGAAACCAGCGCGATTGA
- the galU gene encoding UTP--glucose-1-phosphate uridylyltransferase GalU gives MNPKIRKAVFPVAGLGTRFLPATKAMPKEMLTVVDRPLIQYAVDEAREAGIEHLIFVTGRNKAVIEDHFDVQYELEATLTDRGKKEALSLLAKDLPKPGSTSFTRQQVPLGLGHAVWCAREMIGNEPFAVLLPDMVMKGEPGCLKQMVKVYEEWGGNVLAVEECDPAQTHQYGIVGIGAEIGGPAFRINAMVEKPKPEVAPSNLYINGRYILQPQIFDLLSKQERGAGNEIQLTDAMLRLMDRQYFYGCRFDGQTYDCGNKVGFLAANVAFALDRPDIADEFRPELEKLLAR, from the coding sequence ATGAACCCGAAGATTCGCAAGGCCGTTTTCCCCGTCGCCGGTCTTGGCACCCGCTTCCTGCCTGCGACCAAAGCCATGCCGAAGGAAATGCTGACGGTCGTCGATCGTCCGCTGATCCAGTACGCCGTCGACGAGGCGCGCGAAGCCGGTATCGAACACCTGATCTTCGTCACCGGCCGCAACAAGGCGGTCATCGAGGATCATTTCGACGTCCAGTACGAACTCGAAGCCACGCTCACGGATCGCGGCAAGAAGGAGGCTCTGAGCCTCCTCGCCAAGGACCTGCCGAAGCCGGGCTCGACCTCCTTCACCCGCCAGCAGGTTCCGCTCGGCCTCGGCCACGCCGTCTGGTGCGCGCGCGAGATGATCGGCAACGAGCCCTTCGCCGTGCTGCTGCCGGACATGGTGATGAAGGGCGAGCCGGGCTGTCTGAAGCAGATGGTCAAGGTCTATGAGGAATGGGGCGGCAACGTGCTCGCGGTCGAGGAATGCGACCCGGCCCAGACGCACCAGTACGGCATCGTCGGCATCGGCGCCGAGATCGGCGGCCCGGCCTTCCGCATCAACGCCATGGTCGAGAAGCCGAAGCCGGAAGTGGCGCCTTCCAACCTCTACATCAACGGCCGCTACATCCTGCAGCCGCAGATCTTCGACCTGCTCTCGAAGCAGGAGCGCGGCGCCGGCAACGAGATCCAGCTGACCGACGCCATGCTGCGCCTGATGGACCGCCAGTATTTCTACGGCTGCCGCTTCGACGGCCAGACCTATGACTGCGGCAACAAGGTCGGCTTCCTGGCGGCGAACGTCGCCTTCGCGCTCGACCGCCCGGATATCGCCGACGAGTTCCGCCCCGAGCTCGAGAAGCTGCTGGCGCGCTGA
- a CDS encoding NmrA/HSCARG family protein → MSDNQKPILVFGATGQQGGSVAAALLKAGWPVRAFVRDPASPNSLALRDAGAELVEGRLEDAAAIRRAMEGAYGVFSVQPSSPSGTVSDAEEERFGTAIADLAVESGVRHVVYTSVIHRGDAPTGLGHFDSKIRIEAHLRALPTTFTIVRPGSFMEMLAMPGFGLDAARFDFFLRRDQSMPFVAVEDIGKFVAAVFADPARFGGETLDLFGDVLTGAELEALFTQAAGRPIAYARFTEAVLAENPFLARLTALVDNGRLSAEGDLAALRRINPELQTFRTWLAGGGRRAFEQALGTSGTWAYNQA, encoded by the coding sequence ATGTCTGACAATCAAAAGCCGATCCTGGTGTTCGGGGCGACCGGCCAGCAGGGTGGGTCGGTCGCGGCGGCGCTGCTAAAGGCCGGATGGCCGGTGCGCGCCTTCGTTCGGGATCCGGCCTCGCCGAATTCCCTCGCGCTGCGGGACGCCGGTGCCGAGCTGGTCGAGGGCCGGCTCGAGGATGCCGCCGCGATCCGGCGCGCCATGGAAGGCGCGTATGGGGTCTTCAGCGTGCAGCCGAGTTCGCCATCGGGCACGGTGAGCGACGCGGAGGAGGAGCGTTTCGGCACCGCCATCGCCGATCTCGCGGTTGAGAGCGGGGTCCGGCACGTCGTCTACACTTCCGTGATCCATCGCGGCGACGCGCCCACCGGTCTCGGCCATTTCGACAGCAAGATCCGCATCGAGGCGCATCTCCGCGCTCTGCCCACTACCTTCACCATCGTCCGGCCGGGCAGTTTTATGGAGATGCTGGCGATGCCGGGCTTCGGGCTGGACGCGGCGCGGTTCGACTTCTTCCTCAGGCGGGACCAGTCGATGCCCTTCGTGGCGGTGGAGGATATCGGCAAGTTCGTTGCCGCCGTCTTCGCCGATCCCGCGCGCTTTGGCGGCGAGACCCTCGACCTGTTCGGTGACGTTCTCACCGGGGCAGAGCTGGAAGCCCTGTTCACGCAGGCTGCCGGCCGGCCGATCGCCTATGCCCGCTTTACCGAGGCGGTGCTGGCGGAGAACCCGTTCCTCGCCAGGCTGACCGCCCTGGTCGACAACGGCCGACTGTCAGCTGAGGGGGACCTCGCCGCCCTGCGCCGGATCAATCCGGAGCTGCAGACATTCCGGACGTGGCTCGCGGGCGGCGGGCGCCGGGCGTTCGAGCAGGCGCTCGGCACCAGCGGGACGTGGGCCTACAATCAGGCCTGA
- a CDS encoding helix-turn-helix domain-containing protein yields the protein MDRLIHGRPYEETQEGPRFRPCAPNGVLARLGDKWTILVMSHLAVARGHRLRFSELKNGIEGITQRMLTLTLRNLERDGLLVRHYFPEVPPRVEYELTEMGASMLPALEGFTSWIRENWPHIEASRHAYDARP from the coding sequence TTGGATCGGCTGATACACGGACGGCCCTACGAAGAGACGCAGGAGGGTCCACGATTCAGGCCCTGCGCGCCGAACGGCGTCCTCGCCCGGCTCGGCGACAAGTGGACCATCCTCGTCATGTCGCACCTGGCCGTAGCGCGAGGCCATCGGCTGCGCTTTTCCGAACTCAAGAACGGAATCGAGGGCATCACCCAAAGGATGCTGACGCTCACGCTCCGCAATCTGGAACGCGACGGACTTCTCGTGCGCCACTACTTCCCCGAGGTGCCCCCGCGCGTCGAGTACGAACTGACCGAGATGGGCGCCAGCATGCTGCCGGCCCTCGAAGGGTTCACGTCCTGGATCCGGGAGAATTGGCCGCACATCGAGGCGAGCCGCCACGCCTATGACGCGCGACCGTGA
- a CDS encoding NAD(P)H-dependent oxidoreductase, whose translation MRALVVYAHPVPESFGAALRDTTLEALRASGHEVRLLDLYASGFDPVMRADERRVYNEPDINEIPIAEHLALIKWCEILVFVYPTWWFSPPAMLKGWLERVWVPHATFIMPTATRGSRPAMQNIRKLAVVTSCGASWILSKFIGEPGRRILLRGIRSLCHPFCRTLYLAHYKMDSSTPESRARYLAKVRRKIGRL comes from the coding sequence ATGCGCGCGCTTGTGGTCTACGCTCATCCCGTGCCGGAGAGTTTCGGCGCCGCGCTCCGCGACACCACCCTCGAGGCGCTCCGCGCCTCGGGGCATGAGGTCAGGCTGCTCGACCTCTACGCCTCCGGCTTCGATCCCGTCATGCGCGCCGACGAGCGGCGCGTCTACAACGAGCCTGATATCAACGAGATCCCGATCGCCGAGCATCTCGCGCTGATCAAATGGTGCGAGATCCTCGTCTTCGTCTATCCGACCTGGTGGTTCAGCCCGCCGGCCATGCTGAAGGGCTGGCTGGAGCGGGTCTGGGTGCCGCATGCGACCTTCATCATGCCCACGGCGACGCGCGGCTCGCGGCCGGCGATGCAGAACATCCGCAAGCTCGCCGTGGTGACGAGCTGCGGCGCCAGCTGGATCCTGTCGAAGTTCATCGGCGAGCCGGGCCGGCGGATTTTGTTGCGCGGTATCCGGAGCCTTTGCCACCCGTTCTGCCGCACGCTCTATCTCGCGCACTACAAGATGGACAGCTCGACGCCCGAAAGCCGGGCGCGCTACCTGGCCAAGGTCCGCCGCAAGATCGGCAGGCTGTAG
- a CDS encoding FAD-binding oxidoreductase has translation MAHQFRNDFEALRAELDGIALEDNPALVKQKSRDFFWYSPVLKAQLDHVTADLVATPKDEAEVIRILKAAFKHDVPVTPRGTGTGNYGQAMPLSGGLILNLAEMNKVKAIHPGRVIAEPGAVIAQLDAETKAHSGQELRLHPSTAKTATIGGFIAGGSGGVGSIRWGGLRDIGNVLRLRVVTMEAEPRILELTGWELHKVMHAYGTNGIITEVEMPLTTAYDWVDVLVGFDDYMDAVRYADSVGNSDGLLIKELATVAAPIPYDYFLRHQKFLKPGQSLAIVTVAAHAVDAFLALTSRSKGEVVFRSDTAEDLKGIPPNYELGWNHTTLRAIRVDPSITYLQSMYPPPHHIEKIETLTKLFGDEVPGHLEFVRFDGKITPMGLPMVRYTTEERLEEIIRIHEEHGCPIFNPHRYTLEEGGMKQTDLAQLAFKREADPNGLLNPGKMIAWEDPDFDFTSTKTFLFPGIRAVG, from the coding sequence ATGGCTCATCAATTCAGAAACGACTTCGAAGCGCTGAGGGCCGAGCTCGACGGCATCGCGCTCGAAGACAATCCGGCTTTGGTGAAGCAGAAGAGCCGCGACTTCTTCTGGTATTCGCCGGTCCTGAAGGCCCAGCTCGACCACGTCACCGCGGACCTGGTCGCGACGCCGAAGGACGAGGCGGAGGTGATCCGCATCCTGAAGGCCGCCTTCAAGCATGACGTACCGGTGACCCCGCGCGGCACCGGCACCGGCAATTACGGCCAGGCGATGCCGCTTTCCGGCGGCCTGATCCTCAACCTCGCCGAGATGAACAAGGTCAAGGCGATCCATCCCGGCCGCGTCATCGCCGAGCCCGGCGCCGTCATCGCCCAGCTCGACGCCGAGACGAAGGCGCATTCCGGCCAGGAACTGCGCCTGCATCCCTCGACCGCCAAGACCGCGACGATCGGCGGCTTCATCGCCGGCGGTTCCGGCGGCGTCGGCTCGATCCGCTGGGGCGGCCTGCGCGACATCGGCAACGTGCTGCGGCTGCGCGTCGTCACCATGGAGGCCGAGCCCCGCATTCTCGAGCTGACCGGCTGGGAACTGCACAAGGTGATGCACGCCTATGGCACCAACGGCATCATCACCGAAGTCGAGATGCCGCTGACGACGGCCTATGACTGGGTCGACGTCCTGGTCGGCTTCGACGACTACATGGACGCGGTGCGCTATGCCGACAGCGTCGGCAATTCCGACGGCCTCCTGATCAAGGAGCTCGCGACCGTCGCGGCGCCGATCCCCTACGACTATTTCCTGCGCCACCAGAAGTTCCTGAAGCCCGGCCAGTCGCTGGCGATCGTCACGGTCGCGGCGCATGCGGTCGACGCCTTCCTGGCGCTGACCTCGCGCAGCAAGGGCGAGGTGGTGTTCCGCTCGGACACCGCCGAGGATCTGAAGGGCATCCCGCCGAACTACGAGCTCGGCTGGAACCATACGACGCTCCGCGCCATTCGCGTCGACCCGTCGATCACCTATCTGCAGTCGATGTATCCGCCGCCGCACCATATCGAGAAGATCGAGACGCTGACCAAGCTGTTCGGCGACGAGGTGCCCGGCCATCTTGAATTCGTCCGCTTCGACGGCAAGATCACGCCGATGGGCCTGCCGATGGTGCGCTATACGACGGAAGAGCGCCTGGAGGAGATCATCCGGATCCACGAGGAGCATGGCTGCCCGATCTTCAATCCGCATCGCTACACGCTGGAGGAGGGCGGCATGAAGCAGACGGACCTCGCCCAGCTCGCCTTCAAGCGCGAGGCGGATCCGAACGGCCTGCTCAACCCCGGCAAGATGATCGCCTGGGAGGATCCGGATTTCGACTTCACGTCGACCAAGACCTTCCTGTTCCCCGGCATCCGGGCAGTCGGCTGA
- a CDS encoding cytosine deaminase produces MTKGFAALPDADRYVLANATLPAVTVDGFDGRDVGEGLMRADIVVANGRIEALRPAGSVDDAPVFDLDAGQVWPCFVDMHTHLDKGHIWARRENPSGSFADALAAVDADREAHWTTEDVRARMEFSLRSAYAHGTRLIRTHIDCVPPQFPASWPAFAEARDVWAGRVDLQGVALSPIELYLDETVRARLTNVVASYGGVLGGFTYMTPGLDTALDHLFAMASENGFDIDLHVDETADPNARSLAAIANAAIRTSYEGQVTVGHCCSLARQDESEADRTMDLVAEAGLAVVSLPMCNLYLQDRHPGRTPRWRGVTLLNEMEERGIRVAVASDNTRDPFYAYGDLDAVEVFREAVRILHLDHPLDGAARVVTTNPAAILRRSDLGRIRAGDPADLVLFRARSWSEFLSRPQSDRIVLRQGKAIDRTLPDYRELDSLFGH; encoded by the coding sequence ATGACGAAGGGTTTTGCCGCGCTTCCGGATGCGGATCGCTATGTGCTCGCCAACGCCACCTTGCCCGCCGTGACCGTCGACGGCTTCGACGGGCGCGACGTCGGCGAGGGGCTGATGCGGGCCGACATCGTCGTCGCGAACGGCAGGATCGAGGCGCTGCGGCCGGCCGGCAGCGTCGACGACGCACCCGTCTTCGATCTCGATGCCGGCCAGGTCTGGCCCTGTTTCGTCGACATGCACACCCATCTCGACAAGGGCCATATCTGGGCGCGGCGCGAGAACCCCTCGGGCAGCTTCGCCGACGCGCTCGCCGCGGTCGACGCCGACCGCGAGGCGCACTGGACGACGGAGGACGTGCGGGCGCGGATGGAGTTCTCGCTCCGCTCCGCCTATGCGCACGGCACGCGGCTGATCCGCACCCATATCGACTGCGTGCCGCCGCAGTTTCCAGCGTCCTGGCCGGCCTTCGCCGAGGCGCGCGACGTCTGGGCGGGCCGCGTCGACCTGCAGGGCGTGGCGCTGTCGCCGATCGAGCTCTATCTCGACGAGACGGTGCGCGCACGCCTTACCAACGTCGTCGCCTCCTATGGCGGCGTGCTCGGCGGCTTCACCTATATGACGCCGGGCCTCGACACCGCGCTCGACCATCTCTTCGCCATGGCGTCGGAAAACGGCTTCGACATCGACCTGCATGTCGACGAGACCGCCGATCCCAATGCCCGCTCGCTGGCGGCGATCGCCAACGCGGCGATCCGCACCTCCTATGAGGGGCAGGTCACGGTCGGCCATTGCTGTTCGCTCGCCCGCCAGGACGAGAGCGAGGCGGACCGGACGATGGACCTCGTCGCCGAGGCGGGCCTCGCCGTCGTCTCGCTGCCGATGTGCAATCTCTACCTGCAGGACCGCCATCCCGGCCGCACGCCGCGCTGGCGCGGGGTGACGCTTCTGAACGAGATGGAGGAGCGCGGCATCCGCGTGGCGGTCGCCTCCGACAACACGCGGGACCCGTTCTACGCCTATGGCGACCTCGACGCCGTCGAGGTCTTCCGCGAGGCGGTTCGGATCCTGCATCTCGACCACCCGCTCGACGGCGCCGCGCGCGTCGTCACCACCAACCCCGCCGCCATCCTGCGCCGCTCCGATCTCGGACGGATCCGGGCTGGCGATCCCGCCGATCTGGTGCTGTTCCGGGCCCGCAGCTGGTCCGAATTCCTGTCGCGCCCGCAATCCGACCGCATCGTTTTGCGCCAGGGCAAGGCGATCGACCGGACATTGCCCGATTATCGTGAACTCGATTCCCTGTTTGGACACTGA